A stretch of the Sphingomonas sp. CL5.1 genome encodes the following:
- the epsI gene encoding exosortase-associated protein EpsI, V-type, with product MNEESWLRRAEQQGESRTTRREMLLGGALLATAAAGFALMPRRVEKLLGDAKLDKLVPENFAGWRYQAASGLVLPPADQLRDKIYSQFVTRAYTRADGAAVMLLIAYSGAQDGTIQVHRPEICYPASGYKLTQIAGHETPLAPGLTIPSRYIVAEADLRREQLIYWTRVGDYFPAKWSAQRLAVIKENFSGVIPDGVLVRMSAVGADDARGLLDSFARDLYAAVGPRLRQVLVGLDRAGMQLK from the coding sequence ATGAACGAGGAAAGCTGGCTGCGGCGCGCCGAACAACAGGGCGAGTCGCGGACGACGCGGCGCGAGATGCTGCTCGGCGGCGCGCTGCTGGCGACGGCGGCGGCGGGCTTCGCGCTGATGCCGCGCCGGGTGGAGAAGCTGCTCGGCGACGCCAAGCTCGACAAGCTGGTGCCGGAGAATTTCGCCGGCTGGCGCTATCAGGCGGCCAGCGGGTTGGTGCTGCCGCCGGCCGACCAGCTTCGCGACAAGATCTACAGCCAGTTCGTCACGCGCGCCTATACGCGCGCCGACGGCGCGGCGGTGATGCTGCTCATCGCCTATAGCGGCGCACAGGACGGCACGATCCAGGTCCATCGACCCGAAATCTGCTATCCGGCGAGTGGTTATAAGCTGACCCAGATCGCCGGGCATGAGACGCCGCTGGCGCCGGGTCTCACCATCCCCTCGCGCTATATCGTCGCGGAGGCCGACTTGCGGCGCGAGCAGCTTATCTACTGGACGCGCGTGGGCGATTATTTCCCGGCGAAATGGTCGGCGCAGCGCTTGGCGGTGATCAAGGAAAATTTTTCCGGCGTCATCCCGGACGGCGTGCTGGTGCGGATGTCGGCAGTCGGCGCGGACGATGCGCGCGGGTTGCTCGACAGCTTTGCGCGCGATCTCTACGCCGCCGTCGGCCCGCGCCTGCGTCAGGTGCTGGTCGGGTTGGACCGTGCAGGCATGCAATTGAAATGA
- a CDS encoding SGNH/GDSL hydrolase family protein translates to MSLGFALGARARRGGLASPPPAVAALPQQAAIVARWSADEIPSQADNSALAGWTDSVGGLVAAQATAAAQPKYRVGGAGGKPYVLFSGAQYLDAGTSNAVASACQSATSSAFVVCRNVQASSFGFLFTASNSTGYNLFANGAQAGFFGNGLGRCPYAGSGLTTLGYTAGRPETTSARYFVNNSCVTHLGKLTAAAGHNVGIGGSPATPATAAKAEIYEVIVWNRALTAAEMMQVEIWARGKYAAPLPWAGGPFRLFHGDSLTNGYSMTAPLNSYPAKVAAMNGWSLGTWTNLGHVGISMTAMDAEAAAEIDPMLALLGSTPAHLAAWEWYNQRGLSTAVATAATEGYFRARRAAGVAKLVLLTSTDAADPFDLPAARAAYNGYFDVNGPDFCDAYVALHADAMIGVEGACPNAAPYGPTFHSDGIHLTDAGYAVLAGIVAPVMAAL, encoded by the coding sequence ATGTCGTTGGGTTTCGCGCTCGGCGCGCGGGCGCGGCGGGGAGGATTGGCGTCGCCGCCGCCGGCCGTCGCCGCCCTGCCGCAGCAGGCGGCGATCGTCGCCCGCTGGTCGGCGGACGAAATTCCGTCGCAGGCCGACAACAGCGCCCTCGCCGGCTGGACCGACAGTGTCGGTGGTCTCGTGGCGGCGCAGGCGACCGCTGCCGCGCAGCCGAAATATCGCGTCGGCGGAGCGGGCGGCAAGCCTTATGTGCTCTTCTCGGGAGCGCAATATCTCGACGCGGGGACCAGCAACGCGGTGGCAAGCGCTTGCCAATCGGCGACGAGCAGCGCGTTCGTTGTCTGCCGCAACGTGCAGGCATCCAGTTTCGGCTTCCTGTTCACCGCGTCGAACTCGACCGGCTATAACCTGTTCGCCAACGGGGCGCAGGCCGGCTTCTTCGGCAACGGGCTGGGGCGTTGCCCTTATGCCGGGAGCGGGCTGACCACGCTGGGCTATACCGCCGGGCGGCCGGAGACGACGTCCGCACGCTACTTCGTCAACAACAGTTGCGTCACCCATCTCGGCAAGCTGACGGCGGCGGCGGGGCACAATGTCGGCATCGGCGGATCGCCGGCCACCCCCGCCACCGCCGCCAAGGCCGAGATCTATGAGGTGATCGTCTGGAACCGGGCGCTGACCGCCGCCGAGATGATGCAGGTCGAGATATGGGCGCGCGGCAAATATGCCGCTCCCTTGCCATGGGCGGGCGGACCGTTCCGCCTGTTCCACGGCGACAGCCTGACCAACGGCTACAGCATGACGGCCCCGCTCAACAGCTATCCGGCGAAGGTGGCGGCGATGAACGGCTGGAGCCTGGGTACGTGGACCAACCTCGGCCATGTCGGCATATCCATGACAGCGATGGATGCCGAGGCGGCGGCGGAGATCGATCCGATGCTGGCGCTGCTCGGTTCCACCCCGGCCCATCTCGCGGCTTGGGAATGGTATAACCAGCGCGGCCTGTCGACCGCCGTGGCCACGGCCGCGACCGAAGGTTATTTCCGTGCGCGGCGCGCGGCGGGCGTTGCGAAGCTGGTGTTGTTGACCAGCACCGACGCCGCCGATCCGTTCGACCTTCCGGCGGCGCGGGCGGCATATAATGGCTATTTCGATGTCAACGGGCCGGATTTCTGCGACGCCTATGTCGCGCTCCATGCCGATGCGATGATCGGCGTGGAAGGAGCTTGTCCAAACGCCGCGCCTTACGGCCCCACTTTCCATAGCGACGGCATCCACCTCACCGACGCGGGCTATGCCGTGCTGGCGGGCATCGTCGCGCCGGTCATGGCGGCGCTGTGA
- the xrtV gene encoding exosortase V, with amino-acid sequence MDSGLLAQRSQTPIDWVRSRPLLILGLLAIVIPVMIRVGQESWSTEQGAHGPIVLATGLWLLSREWGRAAALARPGSWLAGTALLAVLLPLYIFARVTSIVEIEGAAMYAIVLTAAYLLWGAASLRVVWFPLVYLLFMFPPPDTLFAMLTQPLKIAISQWAVTILHAAGYPIAGSGVTIQIGQYDMLVAAACAGLNSMISLTALGLFYIYIRHSANWRYMLFLLACILPVAIVANLIRVLILLLVTYHFGEAAGQGFIHEAAGLTMFMTALLGIFLIDSLARPLRDRLAARGAAA; translated from the coding sequence GTGGATTCCGGTCTGCTGGCGCAAAGATCGCAGACACCGATCGACTGGGTCCGATCCAGGCCGCTGCTGATTCTGGGACTGCTGGCGATCGTCATTCCGGTGATGATCCGGGTAGGGCAGGAAAGCTGGTCGACGGAGCAGGGCGCGCACGGGCCGATCGTGCTTGCGACGGGCCTTTGGCTGCTGAGCCGCGAGTGGGGGCGGGCGGCGGCGCTGGCCCGGCCGGGATCATGGCTGGCCGGCACGGCGCTGCTCGCCGTGCTGCTGCCGCTCTATATCTTCGCGCGGGTGACGAGCATCGTCGAGATCGAGGGCGCGGCGATGTACGCCATCGTGCTGACGGCCGCGTACCTGCTGTGGGGTGCGGCTTCGCTCCGCGTGGTGTGGTTCCCGCTCGTCTATCTGCTGTTCATGTTCCCGCCGCCCGACACGTTGTTCGCGATGCTGACCCAGCCGCTGAAGATCGCCATCTCGCAATGGGCGGTGACGATCCTGCACGCGGCCGGCTATCCGATCGCGGGATCGGGCGTGACGATCCAGATCGGTCAATATGACATGCTGGTGGCGGCGGCCTGCGCCGGGCTGAATTCGATGATCAGCCTGACGGCGCTCGGCCTGTTCTACATCTATATCCGGCACAGCGCGAACTGGCGCTACATGCTGTTCCTGTTGGCATGCATCCTGCCGGTGGCAATCGTGGCGAACCTGATCCGCGTGCTGATCCTGCTGCTCGTCACCTATCATTTCGGTGAGGCGGCGGGGCAGGGCTTCATTCACGAGGCGGCCGGGCTGACGATGTTCATGACGGCGCTGCTCGGTATCTTCCTGATCGACAGTCTGGCGCGGCCGCTGCGCGATCGGCTCGCGGCGCGGGGGGCGGCGGCATGA
- a CDS encoding XrtV sorting system accessory protein → MQTAYDWISVAIFAGLVVLLLQRSSHEEPSDRLWQYLPPAIGCAVANYFGNEGNHLVAVLVLAAVIGYIFHILKPDILRRK, encoded by the coding sequence ATGCAGACGGCCTACGACTGGATCTCCGTCGCGATCTTCGCCGGCCTCGTTGTGCTGCTGCTACAGCGGTCATCGCATGAGGAGCCGTCGGATCGGCTCTGGCAATATCTGCCGCCGGCGATCGGCTGCGCGGTGGCGAACTATTTCGGCAACGAGGGCAACCATCTCGTCGCGGTGCTCGTGCTCGCCGCGGTGATCGGCTATATCTTCCACATCCTGAAGCCCGACATCCTCCGCAGGAAATAG